Genomic window (Elusimicrobiaceae bacterium):
GAGTTACGCGGGCTTGGAACTCTGTTTCGTCTGGTATAAAACAATCTGCAGCCTGCCGTGGGGCAGCACCCTTACCTATCAGGGCTGGCTGGACTACGGGTTTTCCAACAGCTACGCGCGCAGCAACGGCAATAACGCCACGAGCGACGAGTTCCAGATGTTCAACGGGTTCTGTTTCAACAAAGGCCGGTATTCCGCGTCCGTCAACATAAAGTTTCACCGGCATTTCTCGTATATGAACGCGCAGAATTCCGACGAGACTTCCTGGTTTTTCGGCCTGCATTACCGCCCGTAAAAATTCAGAAAAATGAAAAAGCCCGGCTGCTCAGCCGGGCTTTTTCCGCAGGGAACAAAAGTCAGGGTTTTCTTACATGATGCGGCATCTCGGCTGGCAGTTCAAGCGACAGTTCCACTATCCCGCCAAACTTTCCGTCTTTCCGCCACGGAGCCTGATAAATCAGTTTTCTCACGCCGTTTTTTTCAATTGTGTAAGCGTTGACGCGGGGGGTTTGAAGCAACTCCGCCAGTTTCGTGCGGGCGGGTTCGGGGTGGCATTCCAGCGCGTTTTTGCCAACCAGCCGCTCTCCGCCGAACCGCTCGAAAATTTTCGCCGCTTTGCCGTTCATGTATACGATGACGCCCCGCCCGTCTATCACCGTCACGCCCGCATCAAGTTCGTCCGCCCAGTTTTCCATGTGAGTTCTCCTTTGGCGTATTATAGCCGAATGCGCGGGCCTGCGCCTTGATTTCGTCCATGCGGCGCAGTGCGGCCAGGGCTGAACCGGGCAGGCCGAGTTCCAGAACGGTTTTACGGTAACGAGCCAGTTCAGCCTCCAGCCCGGACACGCTGACATAACCCAGCGCCAGTTTAAGCGCGGTCGCCTGTGTATTGTCGGGTTTGAAATGCCTGAACTCGCGCGCGGCAAGCCAGCCGCCGTCCACGCTGGCGCGGCGCACCAGAACAACTGAAGCCGTGTCCCAAAACACTACCGCCCATTCTTCGGGCGGCAGCAGAAAAGAGTAATAGGGAAACCGCACTGTCACCGTTTTGCCTGATCCGGCCGGCACCGGCATTTGCACAAAGTTGTTCTTGCGCTCCATAACCGCCAGTTCAAAACCGTATTTTTTTGAAAAAGCCAGCCAGCCGGACGCGCTTTTTATGTTATGGCTTTCAACGAGATATTCATGGAAAAGGTACCGCCCGTCCTGAAACACGGCGTAATCGGGGTGCAGCCGGAAACCGATATAGCCGCCCCGGTCCCAGCCGTTGTAAAGCCGAAGCCCCTTGAGCGCGGTTTTTTCATGGTTCAGATAACGGCAGGCGCCTTCCGCTTTCACTGCCTCGGCAAAATGCGGCTCGTCAAACCGGGGCCAGACAACCGCCGGCACATACCCCGCGCATAACACCAGTATCGCCAGACTGGCGCGGAAAAGACTCGTTTTTGACAAATCTTTCATGGCGTATGCCGCAAAAGGTATCGCGGCCAGCGCGAAAAAACCGGTATTGCGCGAGCTTCCGAGCGAAGAACAGGCGAAAAACGCCCAGGCCGCACCATGCGCCGGCACAAAATTGCCGCGCTTTAGCGCCGAGCGCCCAAGCGCCGCGCCCGACAGGACAAGCACGAACCAATACCCCGCCTGATAAATGTTCTGAAGGGAAGGCGGCCCCCATTCGGCTATGACCTGCCGCAGCCGGCTCATGTCTGACAGATGCGAATACAGC
Coding sequences:
- a CDS encoding PAS domain-containing protein yields the protein MENWADELDAGVTVIDGRGVIVYMNGKAAKIFERFGGERLVGKNALECHPEPARTKLAELLQTPRVNAYTIEKNGVRKLIYQAPWRKDGKFGGIVELSLELPAEMPHHVRKP